Sequence from the Herbaspirillum sp. meg3 genome:
AACACGACGAACATGCCCGCCTCGTCGAACTGCTGTCCTTGCGCGACAGTAACGGCGCGGCCGACGAAATGGACAAGCATTTACTGGCGCTGGAAGCGCGCCTGCAACTTCCTGCCTGAGTTTCCTCCGCTCAACACGCTCGTTCGTGGCCCTGCTTTTGTGCACCAACATTTTGCCGTTTGCCCGCGCATGGTGCGAACTCGTCTTTGATTGCGCCAAAACAAACAAATGTATACAATTTTAATAAATAATGTATTTATATATAAATCAAATACTTAGTTAATTTAAAAAGCTGGCATTTAACTTGCATGTATACAATTTAAGGGCAACAACAATGCATCCTGCCCTGAACTTTGTCCATCCATGTAAGGAGCCTTGTTGCCATGAAACGCCGTGACTTTCTGTTTGCCTCGGGGGCTGCCGCCTTCTCCTCCCTTTCCTTGTCCGCGCTGTCGACGCCTGTGATGGCTGCCACCAGCCCTGCGCCACGCCTGAAGATCGGCTTCATCTATCCCGGCCCGGTGGCCGATATCGGCTGGTCGTTCCAACACGACCTGGGCCGCCGCATGCTGGAGCGCGAATTCGGCGCCCGCATCGAAACCGTCTTCGTCGAACGCGTGCCTGAATCGCCCGAAGCCGAACGCGTCATGCGCCAACTGATCGACGATGGCTGCAAGATGATCTTCGCCACCTCGTTCGGCTTCATGAATCCGGTCATCAAGGTGGCGGCGGAATATCCCGACGTCATCTTCGAGCACTGCTCCGGCTACAAGACGGCGCGCAACGTCGGCATCTATCAGACCCGTTTCTATGAAGGCGCGTATCTGCTCGGCACCATTGCCGGCCGCATGACCAAGACCAACACGCTGGGCTACGTCGCACCGATCCCGATCCCGGAAGTGATCCGCAATCTGGATGCCTTTGTACTCGGCGCACGCAGCGTCAATCCCAAAGTCACCGCCAAGGTCGTATGGATCAATGCCTGGTACGACCCGGGCCTGGAACGCGATGCGGCGCAGACCTTGATTGCGCAAGGCGTCGATACGCTGTACCAGAACACCGATTCGCCGGCCGCCGTGCAAGTGGCGCAAAGCCGCAACCTGTACGCCTTCGGACAGGACTCCGACATGACGCGCTTCGGCCCCAATGCGCACCTCACCGGCAACGTGCTGAACTGGGGCGTGTACTACGTCCACAAGGTGCGTCAGGTGCTGGAAGGAAAATGGAAATCGGAAGACACCAAATGGGGCATGAAAGAAGGCATCGTGCAGCTGGCGCCATTGAATCCCGCCTTGCCCAAAGACGTCGTTGCACTGGTCGAACAACGCCGCAAGGCCATCATCGCCGGCACGCTGCAACCCTTCGCTGGTCCGATCAATAATCAAGCCGGCCAGTTGCAGGTTGCCGCCGGCAAGTCCGTGCCTGAATCCGAACTGTGGACCATGAAGTGGTACGTCGAAGGCATACAGGGCAAGCAACCTTAAGAAGGCATCACCATGACTGAAATCGATTTCTCCGAACTGGGTGTCTATCAGCGCTACAAACTGATGGCCAGCCTGATCGTGCCGCGGCCGATTGCACTGATCACCACGCTGGGCGAAGATGGCACCATCAATGCCGCACCGTTCAGCATGTTCAACATGCTCGGTGAAGATCCGCCGATCGTGATGGTCAGCATCAATCGCCTGCACGACGGCAATCTGAAAGACACCGCTGCCAACATTCTCAGAACCGGAGAATTCGTCGTGCATCTGACCGACGAAGCCATGTGCGAACAGATGCATGCCTGCGGCGACAGGCTGCCCTCCGACGTGAGCGAACTGGCGCACGCCGGCTTGCATGCAGTGCCTTCGCAAAGCGTCACACCGCCGCGTATCGCCGAAGCGCCGGTTGCCTTTGAATGCGTCCTGCATGAAAAACTGGAGACCGCCAGTCGCTACATTTTTATCGGACGCGTACAATGGCTCGCAGCGCGCGACGGCCTGGTGGATACCGAACTGTGGCGCGTGCGGTTGCAGGACTACCACCCGGTGGGCCGTTTCGGCGCCAGTTTTTACGTCAAGACCAGCGAGCGGTTTTCGCTGGAGAAGGCGCAGGCCAACTCCACTCCGATCGACGAAATGTGAGAAAGGAATTCTCATAAAATGACATTCAACGAGAGTGACCATAAGGCCATGCGCCTGGCTATCGAAGCATCCGCTGAAGCTCTTGCTGACGGCGATATGCCTTTTGGTGCAACACTGGTGTCGGCGCAGGGAGAGATTTTACTGGTCGCCGCCAACAATCAGAACAGCGCCGCCGATTGCACCGGCCATGCTGAAATGGTGCTGGTGCGTACCGCGCAAAAGCAACTTGGCCTGAGAGCGCTGCGCGGCGCGACTGTCTACGCCAGCGGCGAACCTTGCGCGATGTGCAGCGGCGCCATGTTCTGGGCCGAAATCAGACGCGTGGTGTATGCCGCCTCGACCGAGCAGATCGGCACGGCACTGGGCGGCCCCCAACTGCCAGCGCGCAGTGCGGAGGTGCTGGCCAACACCAGCCCGGCAATGACTGTCGAAGGATCACTGATGGCCGACGAGGCCTGTGCGGTGCTGGCGCAGTTTGTACCGGACTGATGCAGGCAACAAACCCCTGATTATGTTGTCAACAAATAGCTCGCCGACACGGCGAGCTATTTCCGTTTACCAATATTTCCTTCAAGACATGCTTGGACCACAAGTGTAAATTTGGCGTGTCTCGCTTCAGAAAACGGCGACGCTGTCGTTACCGGGATTACCCTCGACGCAGAATGTTGCCGATATTCTTGCCGAGAAGAAGTTTTATTAGCCCG
This genomic interval carries:
- a CDS encoding flavin reductase family protein produces the protein MTEIDFSELGVYQRYKLMASLIVPRPIALITTLGEDGTINAAPFSMFNMLGEDPPIVMVSINRLHDGNLKDTAANILRTGEFVVHLTDEAMCEQMHACGDRLPSDVSELAHAGLHAVPSQSVTPPRIAEAPVAFECVLHEKLETASRYIFIGRVQWLAARDGLVDTELWRVRLQDYHPVGRFGASFYVKTSERFSLEKAQANSTPIDEM
- a CDS encoding BMP family ABC transporter substrate-binding protein; this encodes MKRRDFLFASGAAAFSSLSLSALSTPVMAATSPAPRLKIGFIYPGPVADIGWSFQHDLGRRMLEREFGARIETVFVERVPESPEAERVMRQLIDDGCKMIFATSFGFMNPVIKVAAEYPDVIFEHCSGYKTARNVGIYQTRFYEGAYLLGTIAGRMTKTNTLGYVAPIPIPEVIRNLDAFVLGARSVNPKVTAKVVWINAWYDPGLERDAAQTLIAQGVDTLYQNTDSPAAVQVAQSRNLYAFGQDSDMTRFGPNAHLTGNVLNWGVYYVHKVRQVLEGKWKSEDTKWGMKEGIVQLAPLNPALPKDVVALVEQRRKAIIAGTLQPFAGPINNQAGQLQVAAGKSVPESELWTMKWYVEGIQGKQP
- a CDS encoding nucleoside deaminase, with the protein product MTFNESDHKAMRLAIEASAEALADGDMPFGATLVSAQGEILLVAANNQNSAADCTGHAEMVLVRTAQKQLGLRALRGATVYASGEPCAMCSGAMFWAEIRRVVYAASTEQIGTALGGPQLPARSAEVLANTSPAMTVEGSLMADEACAVLAQFVPD